A single region of the Silene latifolia isolate original U9 population chromosome 8, ASM4854445v1, whole genome shotgun sequence genome encodes:
- the LOC141595824 gene encoding WAT1-related protein At4g30420-like, translating into MGWWEDQSPAIAMASMELVFAVMALINRAALLEGMSPWVFVFYRQAIATLLISPFAFYTGGQSNRQVSTMTTKSFILIFITSFIGVVLCQSTYFEGLILASSSMASATSNLIPAVTFLIAALLRLEEVNMKAVTSMAKIVGTIICVGGAISMALFKGPKILNTQLPLSNSLVSLLFGASDINWLIGCLWLFASTICSSLWLIMQVAVTACYPDHVSLSAWTCLMSTFQAGIIALALEKDPNAWNFSSSTLQLGCCFFSGIFGSAVKYFVQSWCVSRRGPFYSAMFSPLCTVITMVLAFIFLHEELHVGSLSGAIAVISGLYVVLWGKSEEMKVSKLDPAGENYLDTTTGETSNDKIDLEKPLLKDECNIDKADFSF; encoded by the exons ATGGGATGGTGGGAAGATCAATCGCCAGCAATAGCAATGGCGTCCATGGAGCTTGTATTCGCGGTGATGGCTCTTATAAATAGGGCTGCCCTTTTGGAGGGCATGAGCCCTTGGGTCTTCGTTTTCTATAGACAAGCTATTGCAACCTTGCTTATTTCCCCCTTCGCCTTTTACACCGG GGGACAGTCTAATAGGCAAGTGTCAACCATGACAACTAAAAGCTTCATTTTGATCTTTATCACCTCCTTCATTGG GGTCGTGTTATGTCAGAGCACGTACTTCGAAGGGTTAATCTTGGCTTCCTCGTCGATGGCTAGTGCTACCTCCAATCTAATCCCAGCAGTTACCTTCTTGATAGCGGCCCTCTTGAG GCTGGAGGAAGTAAACATGAAGGCAGTGACAAGTATGGCGAAGATAGTGGGAACAATAATATGCGTAGGAGGAGCGATTTCAATGGCTTTGTTTAAAGGTCCAAAGATACTCAACACACAACTTCCCCTGTCAAATTCCTTAGTGTCGCTGTTGTTTGGGGCCAGTGACATCAATTGgttgattggttgtctatggctctttGCTAGTACTATTTGCTCGTCCTTGTGGCTTATTATGCAG GTGGCAGTGACAGCATGCTACCCAGATCATGTCTCGCTTTCAGCATGGACATGTCTAATGTCCACGTTTCAGGCTGGTATTATTGCATTGGCCTTAGAAAAGGATCCGAACGCTTGGAATTTCAGCTCTAGTACCCTTCAACTCGGTTGTTGCTTTTTTTCG GGAATATTTGGATCGGCGGTTAAATACTTTGTACAATCATGGTGCGTGAGTCGGAGAGGTCCATTTTACTCGGCAATGTTTAGTCCTCTCTGCACTGTTATAACGATGGTACTCGCATTCATATTTCTTCACGAGGAACTTCATGTTGGCAG TTTATCAGGAGCGATCGCTGTAATAAGTGGCTTATATGTCGTGTTATGGGGTAAATCGGAAGAAATGAAGGTATCAAAGCTTGATCCAGCCGGAGAAAATTACCTGGATACAACAACCGGAGAGACAAGTAACGATAAGATCGATCTAGAGAAGCCGCTACTAAAAGACGAGTGCAACATCGACAAGGCCGATTTCAGCTTCTAA